One genomic segment of Ferrimonas sp. YFM includes these proteins:
- the bioH gene encoding pimeloyl-ACP methyl ester esterase BioH, whose product MSLSLDESIHIHWQGEGQPLLLLHGWGMNGQVFEPFAQLLAERGFRVGRVDLPGFGRSAPLSDGLTLEGVSRALAPRLPEACVLVGWSLGGMAATRLALDCPERVSHLITLASSPCFSARDEWAGIKPRVLAGFAQALTQDLAGTLERFVALQAMGSASARKDTKAIRTLLSEAPEPDGESLAQGLAILKDVDLRPQLQSLSQPWLRLYGRLDALVPAESLPAMTALAPASEQVVLPKAAHAPFISHPKETLASIETFLGRV is encoded by the coding sequence ATGTCATTAAGCCTAGACGAATCCATTCACATTCATTGGCAGGGTGAGGGGCAGCCTTTGTTGCTGCTTCATGGCTGGGGGATGAATGGCCAGGTGTTTGAGCCCTTTGCCCAGTTGCTGGCGGAGCGGGGATTTCGGGTGGGCCGGGTTGATCTGCCCGGCTTCGGCCGCAGTGCGCCGCTGAGCGACGGCCTGACTCTGGAGGGAGTCAGCCGGGCCCTGGCGCCGCGATTGCCTGAGGCCTGTGTCCTGGTGGGTTGGTCCCTGGGTGGGATGGCGGCTACCCGCCTGGCCCTGGATTGCCCAGAGCGGGTCAGTCACCTGATCACCCTGGCCAGCTCTCCCTGCTTCAGTGCCCGGGATGAGTGGGCGGGCATCAAGCCCAGGGTGCTGGCCGGGTTTGCCCAGGCCCTGACTCAGGATCTGGCCGGTACCCTAGAACGCTTTGTGGCGCTGCAGGCCATGGGCAGCGCCAGTGCCCGCAAGGACACCAAGGCGATCCGCACCCTGTTGTCTGAGGCGCCGGAACCCGACGGTGAGTCGCTGGCCCAGGGACTGGCGATCCTCAAGGATGTGGACCTGCGCCCCCAATTGCAGAGTCTGAGCCAGCCCTGGCTGCGACTCTATGGCCGACTGGATGCCCTGGTGCCGGCGGAGTCGCTGCCGGCGATGACCGCCCTGGCGCCCGCCAGCGAGCAGGTGGTGTTGCCCAAGGCGGCTCATGCCCCCTTCATCTCACACCCCAAGGAAACCCTTGCAAGCATCGAGACATTCTTAGGACGTGTCTAA
- a CDS encoding M14 family zinc carboxypeptidase, with product MIAGYVWASPSALLPKDRAYLTSIQTPQQAFGRPVGERHLRYDQVLSYFQTLARESDRVTLESAGFSHQGRQQIAAVITSPENHQRLDSILAQRAKVTQGERVAGPTVVWLAYSIHGDEASGLHAGTLFAYYLAAAQSQEVADWLKEMVILITPSQNPDGNDRFANWVNGFTGDTLNGSSWHREHFQSWPSGRVNHFLADLNRDWLYMRHPESRGRVKVYQRWQPHVVGDFHEMGHNSSYFFQPGVPSRTHPLTPSQNQSLTSALGNYHADALDALGQPYFSRESFDDFYYGKGSTYPDINGGVGILFEQATVRGHLRETDYGPRTFSEAIRNQLATSFSTVRGSFDQQKALQQYQYDFFADSLERGQDRRGAGFIVGAQGDQGRLDALTRVLDAHRVSYGYLAKTVSAQQRTFEPGSLFIPFAQSRYALVEALFDKRTEFEDNTFYDVSAFAVDLAFDLDVATLKRQPKLMKQRPQQAQPLQQSAVAWVIPWSDRHSPAALQQLLKAGIQVRFSELPSRLQGSDGELVLAPGALVINGRQPGVAQALQQVQQEFGLVAKAVIRGQALNGPDLGSRTFRAVSEVKPMILVGRNVSQYEVGQLWHYLDQQLGVAPTLIDGEYAERVPMEEFTHLFLVDGRYRSLTPALSSRIQTFVRRGGVLVAWQGGAREVSDWGMVPVDIQGREELGREFEEHPIQFAERHHEDARRTIGGAIVGWDLDVSHPLAFGLRPTLPMMKDREMVLEARGGVVVGRYGDQPLLSGFMAPEYRQSLASQSSAVVAKSGKGAVVLLADNPLFRNFWLGGERLVANSLFLVPALH from the coding sequence ATGATAGCTGGTTACGTCTGGGCCTCGCCCTCTGCCCTGCTCCCCAAGGACCGGGCGTACCTGACCTCCATTCAAACCCCACAGCAGGCGTTTGGCCGACCCGTAGGGGAGCGCCACCTGCGCTACGATCAGGTGCTCAGTTACTTTCAGACCCTGGCCCGGGAGTCGGACCGGGTGACCCTGGAGTCCGCCGGTTTCAGTCACCAGGGGCGACAGCAGATCGCTGCGGTGATCACCTCGCCGGAGAATCATCAGCGGCTGGACAGCATTCTGGCTCAGCGCGCCAAGGTGACCCAGGGAGAGCGGGTCGCCGGGCCCACCGTGGTGTGGCTGGCCTACAGCATCCATGGGGATGAGGCCAGTGGCCTGCATGCGGGCACCCTGTTCGCCTACTACCTGGCAGCCGCCCAATCCCAGGAGGTGGCCGACTGGCTCAAGGAGATGGTGATTCTGATCACCCCCAGCCAGAATCCCGATGGCAATGACCGCTTCGCCAACTGGGTAAACGGCTTTACCGGTGACACCCTCAATGGCTCCAGCTGGCACAGGGAGCATTTTCAGTCCTGGCCCAGCGGCCGGGTCAACCACTTCCTGGCGGATCTGAACCGGGACTGGCTCTACATGAGGCACCCGGAAAGCCGGGGGCGGGTGAAGGTATACCAGCGCTGGCAGCCTCATGTGGTGGGCGACTTCCATGAGATGGGACACAACAGCAGTTACTTCTTCCAGCCCGGCGTGCCCAGCCGCACCCACCCGCTGACCCCTTCCCAGAACCAGTCTCTTACCTCTGCCCTGGGCAACTACCATGCCGATGCCTTAGACGCCCTGGGCCAGCCCTATTTCTCCCGTGAGTCGTTCGATGACTTCTACTACGGCAAGGGCTCCACCTACCCGGACATCAACGGCGGCGTCGGCATCCTGTTTGAGCAGGCGACGGTTCGCGGCCACTTGCGTGAGACCGACTATGGCCCCCGCACTTTCAGTGAGGCGATTCGTAATCAGCTGGCCACCTCCTTCTCCACGGTGAGGGGCAGCTTCGATCAGCAGAAGGCGTTGCAGCAGTATCAGTACGATTTCTTTGCCGACTCCCTGGAGCGCGGCCAGGACCGCCGTGGCGCCGGTTTCATCGTCGGCGCCCAGGGAGATCAGGGGCGTCTGGACGCCCTGACCCGGGTGCTGGATGCCCACAGGGTCAGTTACGGCTACCTGGCCAAAACCGTCTCTGCCCAGCAGCGCACCTTTGAACCGGGCAGTCTGTTTATCCCCTTTGCCCAGAGCCGCTACGCCCTGGTGGAAGCGCTGTTCGACAAGCGCACCGAGTTTGAGGACAACACCTTCTACGATGTCTCCGCCTTTGCGGTGGACCTGGCCTTTGATCTGGATGTCGCCACCTTGAAGCGACAGCCCAAACTGATGAAGCAGCGACCACAGCAGGCACAGCCGCTGCAGCAGAGCGCTGTGGCCTGGGTGATCCCCTGGTCCGACAGACACTCTCCGGCGGCGTTGCAGCAACTGCTTAAAGCAGGCATACAGGTGCGTTTCAGCGAGCTGCCCAGTCGGCTGCAGGGCAGTGACGGCGAGCTGGTTCTGGCCCCGGGCGCCCTGGTAATCAACGGCCGTCAGCCGGGCGTTGCCCAGGCGCTGCAGCAGGTGCAGCAGGAGTTTGGCCTGGTGGCCAAGGCGGTAATCCGTGGTCAGGCCTTGAACGGCCCCGACCTGGGCAGCCGCACCTTCCGGGCGGTGAGCGAGGTGAAGCCGATGATCCTGGTGGGGCGCAATGTCTCCCAGTATGAAGTGGGCCAGCTGTGGCACTACCTGGATCAGCAGTTGGGGGTTGCCCCCACCCTGATCGACGGTGAGTATGCCGAGCGGGTGCCCATGGAGGAGTTCACCCATCTGTTTTTGGTGGATGGCCGCTACCGCAGCCTGACGCCGGCCCTGAGCAGTCGCATTCAGACCTTTGTCCGTCGGGGCGGGGTGCTGGTGGCCTGGCAGGGCGGTGCCCGAGAGGTGTCGGACTGGGGGATGGTGCCAGTGGACATTCAGGGCAGGGAGGAGTTGGGCCGTGAGTTTGAGGAGCATCCGATCCAGTTTGCCGAGCGCCACCATGAGGATGCCCGACGCACCATTGGCGGTGCCATCGTCGGCTGGGACCTGGACGTCAGCCATCCCCTGGCCTTCGGCCTGAGACCCACCCTGCCGATGATGAAGGACAGGGAGATGGTGCTCGAGGCCCGCGGCGGAGTGGTGGTGGGACGCTATGGCGACCAACCTCTGTTGTCCGGCTTTATGGCGCCGGAGTATCGCCAGTCCCTGGCCAGCCAGAGCAGTGCGGTGGTGGCCAAAAGCGGCAAGGGCGCCGTGGTGCTGCTGGCGGATAACCCCCTGTTCCGCAACTTCTGGTTAGGGGGAGAGCGCCTGGTGGCCAACAGTCTGTTCCTGGTTCCCGCCCTGCATTGA
- a CDS encoding polysaccharide deacetylase family protein, with translation MKRMTTLVSLLALLWVQSAAAAVILQYHHVSEDTPASTSVTPAQFQEQMAYLAQNEFSVVPLTQVIDAIRKGEHLPPKTVAITFDDGYRNVADNAHPVLKAHGFPYTLFVAIEPIERNFARMMNWDTLRQLSSEGAVIANHSWGHEHLIRRLDGEDEAAWLDRIQANLERTEAAIEKELGYSVRQLAYPYGEFNQALRQRLEQMGYVGIGQHSGAAGPYSSLTAVPRFPVAGPYADMDALKVKLHSLNMPAVKLEGDESELKERPRPILTVTLEGEDLRRDALMCYIQGQGGKAPTWLDEQSFTIQADLPLPAGRSRYNCTAPSRSSGGYYWFSQPWVQARADGSWPKE, from the coding sequence ATGAAACGAATGACAACACTGGTGTCCCTGCTGGCATTGCTGTGGGTACAGAGTGCAGCAGCGGCGGTGATTCTCCAGTATCACCATGTTAGCGAGGATACCCCGGCCAGTACCAGCGTCACCCCTGCTCAATTCCAGGAGCAGATGGCCTACCTGGCCCAGAATGAGTTCAGCGTGGTGCCCCTGACCCAGGTGATCGACGCCATACGCAAGGGTGAACACCTGCCGCCGAAAACCGTGGCCATCACCTTCGACGACGGTTATCGAAACGTGGCCGACAACGCCCACCCGGTGCTGAAAGCCCACGGATTCCCCTACACCCTGTTTGTGGCCATCGAGCCCATAGAGCGCAACTTTGCCCGGATGATGAACTGGGACACCCTGCGGCAGCTGTCGTCAGAGGGCGCCGTCATCGCCAACCACAGCTGGGGACACGAGCACCTGATTCGCCGCCTGGATGGAGAAGATGAAGCCGCCTGGCTGGACCGCATCCAGGCCAACCTGGAGCGCACCGAGGCGGCCATCGAAAAGGAGCTGGGTTACAGCGTCCGCCAGCTGGCCTACCCCTATGGGGAGTTCAACCAGGCCCTGCGTCAGCGCCTGGAGCAGATGGGTTATGTGGGCATAGGTCAGCATTCAGGGGCCGCGGGTCCCTACTCCAGCCTGACGGCGGTCCCACGGTTCCCGGTGGCCGGCCCCTACGCGGACATGGACGCCCTCAAGGTGAAACTGCACAGCCTGAACATGCCGGCGGTAAAACTGGAAGGGGATGAGTCCGAACTGAAGGAGCGCCCCCGCCCCATCCTCACCGTTACCCTCGAGGGCGAGGACCTGCGTCGTGACGCCCTGATGTGTTACATCCAGGGTCAGGGTGGCAAGGCCCCCACCTGGCTGGACGAGCAAAGCTTCACCATCCAGGCGGACCTGCCCCTGCCCGCAGGGCGCTCCCGCTACAACTGCACCGCCCCCAGCCGCAGCAGCGGCGGCTACTATTGGTTCTCCCAGCCCTGGGTTCAGGCCAGGGCCGACGGCAGCTGGCCTAAGGAGTAG
- a CDS encoding ComF family protein, which yields MLTLSHALSSILAASLPNRCTLCQQPLARGAGLCDVCLADGALGQVCLHCHRPLELAPPHRCGSCLTRKRWRPVVSAFHYHGPIGPCVARIKAHGQPQLVNPLAKVLASRIQAYHDQGHLPLPQALVPVPTHASRLQQLGFNPAWLVAQALSRELTLPLLDQLVVKARPTRLQHQLDGQARRDNLRDAFSLAGEGEGQQVALVDDIITTGSTLKTVTRTLGQAGVRVTQFWTLASALNRR from the coding sequence ATGCTGACCCTCTCCCATGCCCTGTCGTCGATTCTGGCGGCCAGTCTACCCAACCGCTGCACCCTGTGCCAGCAACCCCTGGCCCGAGGAGCAGGGCTGTGCGACGTCTGCCTGGCCGACGGCGCCCTGGGTCAGGTGTGCCTCCACTGTCACCGCCCGCTGGAGCTGGCTCCGCCTCATCGCTGCGGCAGCTGCCTGACCCGCAAACGATGGCGGCCGGTGGTGAGCGCCTTTCATTATCACGGTCCCATCGGCCCCTGCGTGGCCCGTATCAAGGCTCATGGGCAGCCGCAGCTGGTCAATCCCCTTGCCAAGGTCCTGGCCAGTCGAATCCAGGCATACCATGACCAGGGGCATCTTCCCCTGCCCCAGGCCTTGGTGCCCGTCCCCACCCACGCATCCAGGCTGCAGCAACTGGGGTTTAATCCCGCCTGGCTGGTGGCCCAAGCCCTCTCTAGGGAGCTGACGCTGCCATTGCTGGACCAACTGGTGGTTAAGGCCCGCCCCACCCGATTGCAGCACCAGCTGGATGGTCAGGCGCGACGGGACAACCTCAGGGATGCCTTCAGCCTGGCAGGAGAGGGAGAGGGGCAACAGGTGGCATTGGTGGATGACATCATCACCACAGGCTCCACCCTGAAAACAGTGACCCGCACCCTGGGCCAGGCCGGGGTGAGGGTCACTCAGTTCTGGACCCTGGCCAGCGCCCTCAACAGGCGCTGA
- the dinF gene encoding MATE family efflux transporter DinF, whose protein sequence is MTLTAILSRRQAHRRTFALAWPMILSNITIPLLGLVDTAVIGHLDEAYYLGGVAVGSMIITFLMWMLGFLRMGTTALVAQGHGADDLQAQFEVLKQGLMLALGLALIVVLLQWPILHWGLPLAGGSGEVQQYAAQYFAIRIWGAPAALTNLVLLGFLLGRGQPKVAMWQLLLGNGLNIVLDLLFVVGLGWGVAGAAWASLVAEYGTMALAAVLVWRQLRQGGQLNRQFKFSGMGRLVKLNRDIFLRTLCLQLCFSFVTLMGARLGDSVVAGNAVLMNFLLVISYALDGFAYSAEVEVGRAWGARDRNRLRQAVVLGWFWSGVTALLFTLLFSLAGEGMIRLLTDIEAVRSHALHYLPWVVALPLLAFSCFLFDGVYIGAALGRPMRNAMLISALGFFLLWWGFRELGNHGLWLALCGFMLLRGVTLGWHYLVRLKPEAHWTP, encoded by the coding sequence ATGACCCTTACCGCCATCCTCTCCCGGCGTCAGGCCCACAGGCGTACTTTTGCCCTGGCCTGGCCGATGATTCTGTCCAATATCACCATCCCTCTGCTGGGCCTGGTGGATACGGCGGTAATTGGTCATCTTGATGAGGCCTACTACCTGGGTGGCGTGGCCGTCGGGTCGATGATTATAACCTTTCTGATGTGGATGCTGGGCTTTTTGCGCATGGGCACCACCGCCCTGGTGGCCCAGGGCCATGGGGCCGATGATCTGCAGGCCCAGTTCGAGGTACTGAAACAGGGGCTGATGCTGGCATTGGGCCTGGCCCTGATTGTGGTGCTGTTGCAGTGGCCCATTCTTCATTGGGGCCTTCCCCTGGCGGGAGGCAGCGGTGAGGTACAGCAGTATGCGGCGCAGTACTTTGCCATTCGCATCTGGGGGGCACCGGCGGCCCTGACCAACCTGGTGCTGCTGGGCTTCCTCCTGGGCCGGGGACAGCCCAAGGTGGCCATGTGGCAGCTGTTGCTGGGCAATGGACTCAATATAGTGCTGGATCTGTTGTTCGTGGTGGGTCTCGGGTGGGGGGTGGCTGGCGCGGCCTGGGCCAGCCTGGTGGCGGAGTACGGCACCATGGCCCTGGCGGCGGTGCTGGTGTGGCGTCAGCTGCGACAGGGTGGTCAGTTGAACCGACAGTTTAAGTTCTCTGGCATGGGCCGCTTGGTGAAGCTGAACCGGGACATCTTCCTGCGCACCCTGTGTCTGCAGCTTTGCTTCAGCTTCGTCACCCTGATGGGGGCCAGGCTGGGTGACTCCGTGGTGGCGGGCAACGCGGTGCTGATGAACTTCCTGCTGGTGATCTCCTACGCCCTGGACGGTTTCGCCTACAGCGCCGAGGTGGAAGTGGGCCGGGCCTGGGGCGCCCGGGACAGAAACAGGTTGCGCCAGGCGGTGGTGCTGGGCTGGTTCTGGTCCGGGGTGACCGCCCTGCTGTTTACCCTGCTGTTTTCCCTGGCGGGAGAGGGGATGATCCGCTTGCTGACCGACATCGAGGCGGTGCGCAGCCACGCCCTGCACTATCTGCCCTGGGTGGTGGCACTGCCGCTGCTGGCGTTCAGCTGTTTCTTGTTTGACGGTGTCTACATCGGCGCGGCGCTGGGGCGGCCTATGCGCAACGCCATGCTGATCTCCGCCTTGGGTTTCTTCCTGCTGTGGTGGGGCTTCCGGGAGCTGGGCAACCACGGGCTGTGGCTGGCACTCTGCGGCTTCATGTTGCTGCGGGGAGTGACCCTGGGCTGGCACTACCTGGTGAGGCTGAAACCCGAAGCCCACTGGACACCATAA
- the nfuA gene encoding Fe-S biogenesis protein NfuA, translating to MITITESAQGHFKKLLEQQADGTNIRVFVINPGTPQAECGVSYCPPDAVEEDDITLPFDGFDALVDEKSAPFLEEALIDYVTDQLGAQLTLKAPNAKMRKVADDAPLKDRLDYIIQSQVNPQLAGHGGFITLMELTDDGVAVIQFGGGCNGCSMVDVTLKDGIEKQLLEAFPGELNGVKDMTEHQHGDHSFY from the coding sequence ATGATCACCATTACCGAATCCGCCCAGGGCCACTTCAAGAAGCTGCTGGAGCAGCAGGCCGACGGCACCAACATCCGTGTATTTGTCATCAACCCAGGCACCCCTCAAGCTGAGTGCGGCGTCTCCTACTGCCCGCCAGACGCAGTGGAAGAGGATGACATCACCCTGCCTTTTGATGGCTTTGACGCCCTGGTGGATGAGAAGAGCGCCCCCTTCCTGGAAGAGGCCCTCATCGATTACGTGACCGATCAGCTGGGTGCCCAGCTGACCCTGAAAGCCCCCAACGCCAAGATGCGAAAAGTGGCCGACGACGCTCCTCTGAAGGACCGCCTGGACTACATCATTCAGTCCCAGGTGAACCCTCAGCTGGCTGGCCACGGCGGCTTCATCACCCTGATGGAGCTCACCGACGACGGCGTAGCCGTGATCCAGTTTGGCGGCGGCTGTAACGGCTGCTCCATGGTGGACGTGACCCTGAAAGATGGCATCGAGAAGCAGCTGCTGGAAGCTTTCCCCGGCGAGCTGAACGGCGTGAAGGACATGACCGAGCACCAGCACGGCGACCACTCCTTCTACTGA